In Tepidanaerobacter syntrophicus, a single genomic region encodes these proteins:
- a CDS encoding type I restriction endonuclease subunit R yields the protein MAKTPAELLEKGFEEYIQEHLLNSGYVKGDPADYNREFAVDAKILFEFLEDTQPKKMEKLREIYKDQYRFKILSRLNRELNNRGMIDVLRHGIKDYGIYLDLAYFKPASKLNEEMVRLYKKNRISVTRQVRYSTKSENSIDMLICVNGLPAVVLELKNPFTGQTYEDAIMQYKQDRNPNELLFQFKKRAIVFFAADTSEVYMTTRLAGDKTFFLPFNKGKDGGRGNPENPNGFKTAYLWEEILQKDSLMDILKRFVFIETEEKKDIDGKTYISEKVIFPRYHQLDVVRKLEADVREKRAGTNYLVQHSAGSGKTNSISWLAHRLANLHDNEDNSVFDSVIVITDRRVLDRQLQESIYQLEHKHGVVQKIDKDSGQLAEALKSGARIIISTLQKFPFIIEKVGELENRKYAVIIDEAHSSSTGENMASLQEVLSASSLEEAARLDEELEGKGYDPEEEILNTIKKRGRQPNISFFAFTATPKAKTLEMFGTIGEDGLPHPFHLYSMRQAIEEGFILDVLRNYVTYETYFKLAKKIEDDPAFDKAKATKALTRYVSLHPHNIAQKTEIMVEHFRNVTSHKIGGRAKAMVVTSSRLHAVRYKHAFDEYIKKMGYKGLKTLVAFSGIVRDEGIEYTESDMNGFKESELPDRFATDEYQVLLVAEKYQTGFDQPLLHTMYVDKKLSGVKAVQTLSRLNRTCQGKEDTFVLDFVNKAEDIQESFKPYYEATIVEEVTEPNLLYDIQTMLDACGVYIKEELDKFAYIYFKPKEKKNSKDRAVLNSLIDTAVERFKKLDEEHKEDFSSQAAKYIRLYSFILQITPFEDIELHKLYVYLTYLLKKLPKEKGSAIHLADEIAMEYYTAKKTFEGSISLGENYENVPVSPPRYGGGMVRESEEEYLSSIIERLNERFGTDFTKADQLSVEQIKEEFAADKDLVLKAKTNTIDDFRLAFEKVFINKVVDRMDQNRTFFTRVLDDEQFRNALMEYMLTETYEKLNRGA from the coding sequence TTGGCTAAAACTCCTGCAGAGCTTTTGGAAAAAGGTTTTGAGGAATATATCCAGGAGCATCTTTTAAATTCGGGTTATGTTAAGGGCGATCCTGCCGACTACAATAGGGAGTTTGCAGTTGATGCTAAGATTCTTTTTGAGTTTTTAGAGGACACTCAACCTAAGAAGATGGAAAAATTAAGGGAAATCTATAAAGATCAGTACAGATTTAAGATACTGAGCAGATTAAACCGAGAGCTTAACAATCGGGGTATGATCGATGTGTTAAGGCATGGAATTAAGGACTATGGCATATATTTGGACCTTGCTTATTTTAAGCCTGCCAGTAAATTAAACGAGGAAATGGTAAGACTCTACAAAAAGAATCGCATATCTGTTACAAGGCAGGTGCGCTATAGCACAAAAAGCGAAAATAGCATTGATATGCTCATCTGTGTCAATGGTCTTCCTGCTGTGGTGCTGGAACTTAAAAATCCTTTTACTGGTCAGACTTATGAAGATGCCATAATGCAGTATAAGCAGGACAGAAATCCTAATGAGCTGCTTTTTCAGTTTAAAAAAAGAGCCATAGTATTTTTTGCGGCAGATACCTCGGAAGTTTATATGACGACAAGGCTTGCAGGAGATAAGACCTTCTTTTTACCTTTTAATAAAGGAAAAGATGGAGGCAGAGGCAATCCGGAAAATCCTAATGGGTTTAAAACAGCTTATCTTTGGGAGGAGATACTCCAAAAGGATAGCTTAATGGATATACTAAAGAGGTTTGTATTCATTGAAACTGAAGAGAAAAAAGACATAGATGGAAAAACTTATATTTCAGAAAAAGTCATATTTCCAAGATATCATCAATTAGATGTAGTAAGAAAGCTAGAAGCTGATGTAAGAGAAAAGAGAGCAGGAACGAACTATCTTGTGCAGCACAGTGCAGGATCAGGAAAGACTAACTCTATTTCTTGGCTTGCACATCGCCTTGCTAATTTACATGATAATGAAGATAACTCGGTTTTTGATTCGGTAATCGTTATTACAGACAGAAGAGTTTTAGATAGGCAGCTGCAGGAAAGCATTTATCAGCTTGAACATAAACACGGAGTTGTTCAAAAAATAGATAAGGACTCTGGCCAGCTGGCTGAGGCCCTAAAAAGCGGTGCGAGGATTATTATTTCTACACTGCAAAAATTTCCTTTTATAATTGAAAAAGTGGGAGAACTGGAAAACCGCAAATATGCTGTTATTATAGATGAGGCTCATTCAAGCAGTACAGGAGAAAATATGGCTTCTTTACAAGAAGTGCTGTCGGCAAGCAGTCTTGAAGAAGCAGCAAGACTGGACGAAGAACTAGAGGGCAAAGGATACGATCCTGAAGAAGAAATCTTAAATACAATAAAGAAGAGAGGAAGGCAGCCCAATATTAGCTTTTTTGCATTTACTGCAACCCCCAAAGCTAAAACACTGGAAATGTTTGGAACTATAGGTGAAGACGGTTTGCCTCACCCCTTCCATTTGTATTCAATGAGACAGGCTATTGAAGAGGGATTTATCTTAGATGTGCTTCGAAACTATGTAACTTATGAAACCTATTTTAAATTGGCAAAAAAGATAGAAGACGACCCTGCTTTTGACAAAGCTAAAGCAACGAAGGCTCTTACAAGGTATGTAAGCCTTCATCCCCACAATATTGCCCAAAAAACTGAAATAATGGTGGAGCATTTCAGAAATGTGACCAGTCATAAAATAGGGGGAAGAGCGAAGGCTATGGTTGTAACAAGTTCCAGGCTTCATGCAGTGCGCTACAAACATGCCTTCGATGAATACATCAAAAAGATGGGCTATAAAGGGCTAAAAACATTAGTAGCATTTTCGGGGATAGTAAGGGACGAAGGCATAGAATATACGGAAAGCGATATGAACGGCTTTAAAGAATCAGAGCTTCCGGACCGCTTTGCAACTGATGAGTATCAAGTGCTTTTGGTTGCGGAAAAATACCAAACAGGTTTTGACCAGCCGCTTCTGCATACAATGTATGTGGATAAAAAGCTATCAGGAGTAAAAGCTGTTCAGACTCTATCTAGGCTAAACAGAACCTGTCAAGGGAAAGAAGATACTTTTGTACTTGACTTTGTAAATAAGGCAGAAGATATTCAGGAATCCTTTAAGCCTTATTATGAGGCTACTATTGTGGAAGAAGTGACAGAGCCGAATTTGCTCTATGATATTCAGACGATGCTTGATGCCTGCGGAGTGTATATTAAGGAAGAACTGGATAAGTTTGCTTATATATATTTTAAACCTAAGGAAAAAAAGAATTCAAAAGACAGAGCTGTATTAAACAGCCTTATAGATACGGCGGTAGAAAGATTTAAAAAGTTAGACGAAGAACATAAGGAGGATTTTAGCAGCCAAGCAGCAAAGTATATAAGACTTTATTCTTTTATCCTTCAGATAACACCCTTCGAGGATATAGAGCTGCATAAGCTGTATGTGTATTTAACATATCTGCTAAAAAAGCTGCCTAAGGAAAAGGGTTCTGCTATTCATCTGGCAGATGAAATTGCTATGGAATATTATACGGCTAAAAAGACATTCGAAGGAAGTATCTCGCTTGGAGAAAATTATGAAAATGTGCCGGTTTCTCCGCCAAGATATGGAGGAGGAATGGTGCGCGAAAGCGAAGAAGAATACTTGTCAAGCATTATTGAGCGTCTTAATGAACGCTTTGGCACTGACTTTACAAAAGCAGATCAGTTATCTGTAGAGCAGATTAAAGAAGAGTTTGCAGCAGATAAAGACTTAGTCCTGAAAGCTAAGACAAACACCATCGATGATTTTAGACTTGCCTTTGAAAAAGTCTTTATAAATAAGGTAGTTGACAGAATGGACCAGAACCGAACATTTTTCACTCGCGTCTTAGATGATGAACAGTTTAGGAATGCCCTTATGGAATATATGCTGACCGAGACCTATGAGAAGCTTAATAGAGGCGCATAG
- a CDS encoding DUF5655 domain-containing protein produces MGDLKLFSIKNGVKELVGTSVAIEKSIQTLIENNMEAFFGITFLASEYSTGKTHGGRIDSLGIDENYCPVILEYKRALNENVINQGLYYLDWLMDHKAEFKLLVMEKLGKDIADKIEWSMPRLLCVAGDFTKFDEYAVKQINRNIELIRYKKYVDDLILFELVNVTTASQTANISDDGITKSNVYKTVTENLQQADEELQDMYYSVRDFILSLGDDIQEKVLKYYIAFKKIRNFACVEIYPKNRTVLMYLNINPDEVELKEGFTRDVRNIGHYGTGNLEVRINNRDDFEKAKELIAKSYDEN; encoded by the coding sequence ATGGGTGATTTAAAACTTTTTAGCATCAAAAACGGAGTAAAAGAGCTTGTAGGTACTTCGGTAGCTATCGAAAAGTCTATTCAAACTTTAATTGAGAATAATATGGAAGCATTTTTTGGCATAACCTTTTTAGCTTCAGAATATTCTACAGGGAAAACTCATGGTGGGCGCATTGACTCTTTGGGCATTGATGAGAACTATTGCCCAGTAATATTAGAATATAAGAGGGCTTTAAATGAGAATGTAATAAATCAAGGTTTATATTATCTTGATTGGCTAATGGACCATAAGGCAGAGTTTAAATTACTTGTTATGGAGAAACTAGGGAAAGATATTGCCGATAAGATAGAATGGTCTATGCCGAGACTTTTATGTGTTGCAGGTGACTTTACAAAGTTTGATGAATATGCTGTAAAGCAAATTAATAGGAATATAGAACTTATCAGATATAAAAAATATGTGGATGATTTAATTTTATTTGAACTGGTTAATGTTACTACAGCTTCACAAACAGCAAACATTTCCGATGATGGCATAACCAAATCGAACGTATATAAAACTGTTACAGAGAATCTTCAACAAGCCGATGAGGAACTGCAGGACATGTATTATTCAGTTAGGGATTTTATATTAAGCCTTGGAGACGACATACAGGAAAAGGTTTTAAAATATTACATTGCCTTTAAAAAGATACGAAATTTTGCTTGCGTGGAAATTTATCCAAAGAATAGAACAGTACTTATGTATTTAAATATAAACCCTGACGAAGTGGAACTAAAAGAAGGTTTTACCAGAGATGTAAGAAATATTGGTCATTATGGTACCGGGAATTTGGAAGTTAGGATAAATAATAGGGATGATTTTGAAAAGGCTAAAGAACTTATAGCAAAAAGCTATGATGAAAATTAG
- a CDS encoding restriction endonuclease subunit S: MSNFKRYDKYKDSGIEWIGKIPEGWKVEPLKRIVKLIQTGRTPTTKNEDYFNGEIQWFTPGDFLEDKVLRESKRKISSIAIIDNEARLFPKKTIIVVGIGATVGKVAILGIDGSFNQQITGIIADEQKVNSDYLYYWLHANQEVIKNISNYTTLPIINNESLKNFECLLMPLSEQREIVNFLDQKTAEIDDLIADKEKLIELLQEKRQAVITEAVTKGLNLNVKMKDSGIEWIGDIPEGWKVTKLKYACIESAIYGLNEPSESYTEDGIRLIRATDINKLGNLDSKMQGVFIPIEKERKNILKTGDILVSRSGSLGISLYFDEDKYGKCTYASYLVKFRANKYNYSRYLFYFTKSESFYSQIKIALVTSTISNFNGQKYANMRLPLPPLDEQISIANFLDQKTAEIDSLVSEIQEQIQKLKEYRQALIFEAVTGKIDVRDYAAVS; encoded by the coding sequence ATGAGCAACTTTAAAAGATATGACAAATACAAAGATTCCGGCATCGAGTGGATAGGAAAGATACCTGAGGGGTGGAAGGTAGAACCTCTGAAACGTATAGTTAAATTAATTCAAACAGGAAGGACACCAACGACAAAAAATGAGGATTATTTTAATGGAGAAATTCAATGGTTTACACCAGGAGATTTTTTAGAAGACAAGGTATTACGTGAGTCAAAAAGAAAGATTAGTAGCATAGCTATTATTGATAATGAGGCAAGATTGTTTCCAAAAAAAACTATAATAGTTGTTGGCATTGGAGCTACTGTTGGTAAAGTAGCTATATTAGGAATTGATGGAAGTTTTAACCAACAGATAACGGGGATAATCGCTGATGAGCAAAAAGTGAACAGTGATTATTTATATTACTGGTTGCATGCTAACCAAGAAGTAATAAAAAATATTTCCAATTATACAACGTTACCAATCATAAATAATGAGTCTTTGAAAAACTTTGAGTGTTTATTGATGCCATTGAGTGAGCAGAGAGAAATTGTCAACTTCCTCGACCAAAAAACTGCGGAAATAGACGACCTGATTGCGGATAAAGAAAAACTGATTGAACTGCTTCAGGAAAAGCGGCAGGCAGTTATAACCGAAGCAGTAACAAAAGGTCTTAACCTAAATGTAAAGATGAAGGATTCGGGGATTGAGTGGATAGGGGATATACCCGAGGGGTGGAAGGTCACAAAGCTGAAATATGCATGTATCGAATCTGCAATTTATGGATTAAATGAACCGTCAGAGAGCTATACGGAAGATGGTATAAGACTAATAAGAGCAACTGATATAAACAAATTAGGAAATTTAGATAGCAAAATGCAAGGCGTTTTTATCCCGATAGAAAAGGAAAGAAAAAATATTTTAAAAACTGGGGATATTTTAGTATCTAGAAGTGGTTCGCTGGGAATTTCGCTTTATTTCGATGAGGATAAATACGGAAAGTGCACTTATGCGAGTTATCTAGTTAAATTTAGAGCCAATAAATATAACTATTCCCGATATTTATTTTATTTTACAAAGTCAGAGAGCTTTTATAGTCAAATTAAAATAGCATTAGTAACATCGACAATCAGCAATTTCAATGGTCAAAAATATGCAAATATGAGGCTACCATTACCTCCCCTTGACGAACAAATATCCATCGCTAACTTCCTCGACCAAAAAACTGCTGAAATCGACAGTTTAGTATCAGAAATCCAAGAACAAATCCAGAAACTCAAAGAATACCGCCAAGCCCTTATTTTTGAAGCGGTGACGGGCAAAATTGATGTAAGAGATTATGCTGCTGTTAGTTAG
- a CDS encoding type I restriction-modification system subunit M — protein sequence MTNFQDKVNFIWSIAELLRGPYKKEQYGDVILPMAVLRRFDCVLAETKEEVLKEYEALKKTGLQNMDPVLNKISKQKFNNTSKYDFEKLLADPDNIASNLRNYINGFSKNAREIIEHFDFDKQITKLNDNNLLYLIVSEFNKIDLHPDVVSNTEMGYIFEELIRRFSEHAEAGDHYTPREVIRLMVNILLNEDKESLTTPGLVVTVYDCCAGTGGMLSVAEQYLKELNPGIQVELFGQEINPQSYSICKSDMLIKGQDADNIILGDSFTEDGHKDKTFRYMLTNPPFGVEWKKAEKFIREEYEKEGFNGRFGAGLPRISDGSLLFLQHLISKMKQDEKGSRIAIIFNGSPLFTGDAGSGESEIRRWIIENDMLEGIIALPDQLFYNTGISTYIWIVTNRKNNDLMKGPVRTGKIQLVNAVDFYQKMRKSLGNKRNEISEEQIEEITRIYGEFKENEYCKIFDNEDFGYRKIVVERPLRLNFQVTEERINNLYNERAFQKLAESKKKGAAGLREIEEGKKLQQQIIAVLKTMNSDIMYKNRDVFTKELKKAFKNSDVKLDNTLLKAIISALSEKDETADVCLDAKGNPEPDPDLRDTENVPLKEDIHDYFNREVKPHAPDAWIDESKTKIGYEIPFTRHFYKYEPLRPSEEILEEIKQLEKSIQQKLQKVIGE from the coding sequence TTGACCAACTTTCAAGACAAGGTTAATTTTATATGGAGCATAGCAGAGCTTTTAAGAGGTCCTTACAAAAAAGAGCAGTATGGAGACGTAATTCTCCCGATGGCTGTTCTTAGAAGATTTGATTGTGTTTTGGCAGAAACTAAGGAAGAAGTATTGAAAGAGTATGAAGCTTTAAAGAAAACAGGGCTTCAAAATATGGACCCTGTTTTGAATAAAATATCGAAACAGAAATTCAACAATACAAGCAAATATGATTTTGAAAAATTACTGGCAGACCCTGATAACATCGCAAGCAATTTAAGAAACTATATCAACGGTTTTTCAAAGAATGCCAGAGAAATCATAGAGCATTTTGATTTTGACAAGCAGATTACAAAACTTAATGATAATAACCTGCTTTATCTTATTGTATCTGAGTTTAATAAGATAGATTTACATCCCGATGTGGTAAGCAATACAGAGATGGGCTATATATTCGAGGAGCTTATAAGAAGATTTTCCGAACACGCTGAAGCCGGCGATCACTATACGCCTCGAGAAGTTATAAGGCTTATGGTAAATATACTTTTAAATGAGGATAAGGAAAGTTTGACAACTCCGGGTCTTGTCGTAACTGTCTATGACTGTTGTGCCGGTACCGGCGGTATGCTCTCAGTTGCCGAGCAATATTTGAAAGAACTAAACCCGGGCATACAGGTGGAATTATTCGGTCAAGAGATAAATCCGCAGTCCTACAGCATTTGCAAATCTGATATGCTCATAAAGGGGCAGGATGCAGACAACATTATTTTAGGTGACAGTTTTACAGAAGATGGGCACAAGGATAAAACATTTAGATATATGCTGACGAATCCCCCTTTTGGGGTAGAATGGAAGAAAGCAGAAAAGTTTATCCGCGAAGAATATGAAAAAGAAGGATTTAACGGCAGATTTGGTGCAGGTCTTCCCAGGATATCAGATGGTTCTCTTTTGTTCCTACAGCATTTAATATCGAAGATGAAACAAGACGAAAAGGGCAGCCGTATTGCCATTATATTCAATGGTTCGCCCTTGTTCACAGGAGATGCAGGTTCGGGGGAATCAGAAATAAGGCGCTGGATAATTGAAAATGATATGTTGGAAGGAATTATTGCTCTACCTGACCAGCTATTTTATAATACAGGCATTTCTACCTATATTTGGATAGTAACCAACCGCAAAAACAATGATTTGATGAAAGGTCCTGTAAGAACAGGGAAAATACAGCTGGTAAATGCAGTAGACTTTTACCAGAAGATGAGAAAAAGCCTCGGCAATAAGAGAAATGAAATCAGCGAAGAACAGATAGAGGAAATTACGCGGATATACGGAGAATTTAAGGAAAACGAATACTGCAAAATTTTTGACAACGAAGACTTTGGCTACCGGAAGATAGTCGTAGAAAGACCTTTAAGACTAAACTTTCAAGTAACCGAGGAGAGGATAAACAACCTTTACAATGAAAGAGCCTTTCAAAAACTTGCCGAATCTAAGAAAAAAGGTGCGGCGGGTCTTCGCGAAATAGAAGAAGGCAAGAAATTGCAGCAGCAGATTATAGCGGTACTGAAAACTATGAATTCTGATATTATGTATAAAAATAGAGATGTATTTACAAAAGAGCTTAAAAAAGCCTTCAAAAACAGCGATGTAAAGCTTGATAATACACTGCTTAAAGCTATTATTTCAGCCCTGTCTGAAAAGGATGAAACAGCGGATGTCTGTCTGGATGCCAAAGGAAATCCTGAACCGGATCCGGATTTAAGAGATACAGAGAATGTGCCCCTAAAAGAAGACATACATGATTACTTTAATCGGGAAGTAAAACCCCACGCGCCTGATGCTTGGATAGATGAATCCAAGACAAAAATAGGATACGAAATCCCCTTCACGCGACATTTTTATAAATATGAACCACTAAGACCTTCCGAGGAAATCTTAGAAGAAATAAAACAACTTGAAAAAAGCATCCAGCAAAAACTCCAAAAGGTGATAGGCGAATGA
- a CDS encoding ABC transporter permease, translating to MKTWIAFWNILKKDVRNYYLKPPNISWGIIFPVSWTLMQLLRSPEHVEIIELLPGLMAMSVLFGTTSMLAVTITFEKKGRSFDRLLLAPISLNMMVLAKLSGAVIFGIVNAFVPAVFAAFFIDLSKINWAAVLAAIFLIAATSALIGLFIAVSAKEVFEAQTFSNFFRFPMLFLCGLFIPISQLPAPLRLISFCLPLTYGTDMLKGAIIGPPAFNILLDILALLIFVLLLFHLCHRNIERKWIL from the coding sequence ATGAAAACATGGATTGCATTTTGGAATATTTTAAAAAAAGATGTTAGAAACTATTATTTAAAACCGCCTAACATCAGCTGGGGAATCATCTTTCCTGTTTCTTGGACGCTAATGCAGCTTCTCCGCTCACCTGAACATGTGGAAATCATAGAACTGCTGCCGGGACTAATGGCAATGAGCGTGCTGTTTGGAACAACCTCGATGCTGGCTGTTACGATTACCTTTGAGAAAAAAGGACGCTCCTTTGACAGACTGCTCCTTGCTCCAATAAGTCTTAACATGATGGTTCTTGCGAAATTATCCGGCGCAGTAATATTCGGGATAGTTAATGCCTTTGTGCCGGCTGTTTTTGCAGCTTTCTTTATAGATTTGAGCAAAATAAACTGGGCAGCAGTACTTGCTGCGATTTTTCTCATTGCGGCTACTTCTGCCTTAATAGGCCTATTTATTGCCGTATCGGCAAAGGAAGTTTTCGAGGCACAGACCTTTTCCAACTTCTTCAGGTTTCCCATGCTGTTTTTATGCGGACTGTTTATACCAATCAGCCAACTTCCTGCCCCGTTAAGACTTATCTCCTTTTGCCTGCCGCTGACCTATGGAACCGACATGCTCAAAGGCGCTATCATAGGGCCCCCTGCTTTCAATATCCTCCTGGATATCCTAGCCCTGCTGATCTTTGTCCTGCTGCTATTTCACCTCTGCCATAGAAATATAGAAAGAAAGTGGATCTTATGA
- a CDS encoding ABC transporter ATP-binding protein, with translation MPIITVTNLKKMFGEVCAVNDISFEIDEGEIFGFLGPNGAGKTTTINMMIGLARPTDGDIVIYGIDAVREVKKVQGIIGVVPDENNLYDEMDGFENLCFCASLYGIGKNEREKRARALLEEFNLVGAGKRPFKAYSKGMRRKLTIAAGIIHDPKILFLDEPTTGIDVESARQIRRLIVSLKEQGKTIFLTTHYIEEAQRVCDRVAFIANGRIVKVGTVKELLENAQHEHKMKLVLDKSIEDIKDEIESSLENCKLKIQEENSCIIISKERIALYPILRILDSKGVSVYEAIEIKPSLEDVFVSVTGIEAPMLKKEKERVGK, from the coding sequence ATGCCAATCATAACTGTCACGAATCTTAAAAAGATGTTTGGAGAAGTTTGCGCGGTAAATGATATTTCCTTTGAGATAGATGAAGGGGAAATATTTGGCTTTCTAGGACCCAACGGAGCGGGCAAGACTACAACTATCAACATGATGATCGGACTTGCAAGACCTACCGACGGTGATATTGTAATTTATGGTATTGATGCCGTAAGGGAGGTTAAAAAGGTTCAAGGGATTATAGGAGTGGTTCCTGATGAGAATAATTTATATGATGAGATGGACGGCTTCGAAAATCTTTGTTTTTGTGCCTCTTTATATGGAATAGGGAAAAATGAGCGGGAAAAAAGGGCGCGAGCATTACTGGAAGAGTTTAATTTAGTCGGTGCGGGAAAACGTCCATTTAAAGCATATTCCAAAGGGATGCGACGCAAGCTTACAATCGCTGCAGGGATTATACACGATCCTAAGATTCTGTTTTTAGATGAGCCGACTACGGGCATAGATGTGGAAAGCGCTCGACAGATAAGAAGGCTCATAGTGAGCTTAAAAGAGCAGGGCAAGACAATATTTCTTACCACCCACTATATTGAAGAGGCTCAGCGTGTATGCGACAGGGTTGCCTTTATTGCAAATGGAAGGATTGTAAAAGTGGGCACCGTGAAAGAGCTTTTGGAAAATGCGCAGCATGAACACAAAATGAAACTTGTGCTCGATAAAAGTATTGAAGATATAAAGGATGAAATCGAAAGCAGCTTAGAGAACTGCAAGCTCAAAATACAAGAAGAAAACTCCTGCATTATTATTTCAAAGGAGCGCATAGCCCTATATCCTATCCTTCGGATTTTAGACAGTAAGGGAGTATCGGTTTATGAAGCAATAGAGATAAAGCCATCTCTTGAAGATGTATTTGTCAGCGTAACAGGAATCGAAGCTCCTATGCTAAAAAAAGAAAAAGAGAGGGTAGGAAAATAA
- a CDS encoding ArsR/SmtB family transcription factor, which yields MDMLVILKALGDDTRFKIIEILLEHNYCVRTLADELGISEAAVSQHLKVLKEAGLLEGERRGYYMHYDVNRDVLYKLASKIEELADIQRKPCNFKEKEDCNHNEKQQCHMQKTGQECSEKVRFFCHGSSKKEGGKQDANHNCHES from the coding sequence ATGGATATGTTAGTTATACTAAAGGCTTTGGGCGATGATACGAGATTTAAAATTATTGAGATTTTATTAGAGCATAATTACTGTGTGAGAACTTTGGCTGATGAACTGGGGATTTCGGAAGCTGCTGTATCTCAGCATTTAAAAGTGTTAAAAGAGGCAGGCCTGCTCGAAGGCGAAAGGCGAGGCTATTATATGCACTATGATGTAAATCGAGATGTTCTGTATAAGCTTGCATCAAAAATTGAAGAGTTAGCGGACATCCAGCGCAAGCCCTGCAATTTTAAAGAAAAAGAAGACTGCAATCACAACGAAAAACAACAATGCCATATGCAAAAAACCGGGCAGGAGTGCTCCGAGAAGGTTCGGTTTTTCTGCCACGGCAGCAGTAAAAAAGAAGGCGGAAAACAAGATGCCAATCATAACTGTCACGAATCTTAA
- a CDS encoding PTS lactose/cellobiose transporter subunit IIA, with the protein MTKEEVQLLAFKIIANAGEALDCFYNAVLLYKGSNEDEALKKLNRGKEILNEVHNLQTELIQAEANNEEVPYSLIMTHAQDHLNSAINWERMASLLLKN; encoded by the coding sequence ATGACAAAAGAAGAAGTACAGCTCTTGGCTTTTAAAATCATTGCAAATGCCGGCGAAGCATTAGACTGCTTTTATAATGCTGTTTTGCTGTATAAAGGAAGCAATGAGGACGAGGCTTTGAAAAAACTAAATCGCGGTAAAGAAATTTTAAATGAGGTGCATAATTTACAAACGGAACTGATACAAGCTGAAGCAAACAATGAAGAAGTGCCATATTCCTTAATAATGACACATGCTCAAGACCACTTAAACAGTGCTATAAATTGGGAACGCATGGCAAGTCTATTATTGAAAAATTAA